One stretch of Laribacter hongkongensis DSM 14985 DNA includes these proteins:
- a CDS encoding chemotaxis protein CheW: MSDLLKSIDARTKLAGANKLEILLFSLGTDQRTGRKETFGINVFKVREVMRTPEITSAPEMSSAVEGMVSLRGQLVPVIDLAKYTGIITDKKPEIMIVTEYNGHTQG, encoded by the coding sequence GTGTCTGACCTTTTGAAAAGCATTGATGCACGAACCAAGCTCGCAGGAGCCAACAAGCTGGAAATCCTGCTCTTCTCGCTCGGCACCGATCAGCGCACCGGTCGCAAGGAAACATTCGGCATCAACGTCTTCAAGGTCCGCGAAGTCATGCGGACCCCCGAAATCACTTCCGCTCCCGAAATGAGCTCCGCCGTCGAAGGCATGGTCAGCCTGCGCGGGCAGCTCGTCCCGGTCATCGACCTCGCCAAGTACACCGGCATCATCACCGACAAAAAACCCGAAATCATGATCGTGACCGAATACAACGGTCACACACAGGGCT